The genomic DNA gtaatatatatatatatataaattaatatatatatactatatagatatatatatatataatatataaaatactatatatatatatatatatatatatatatattacatatatatatatatatatatatatatacatacatacatacatacatacacacacacacacatatatataatatacatgtgtatgtacatgtacgtgtacacacacatatatatatacacacacacacgtaaaaagTCAGTGTATGATAGATTTGTTGACGGATTTGTAAAGAATTAGCAGGATTGAGGAATTGACTCGTCAGACacatcgaaaaaaaaatataataataaaacggaTTACTCTAGTTTACTGTTTCCCCTCCAGGTTTGGTTTCTTGTGGTTGTTTTTTAGGGTAATGTAAAATAGCTAAAATGTAGCCAGTCAGGTTTGAAATAAAAACGTCTTACAGTACTATAAAAGACTACTTTAAAAGGTCCATATAGTCGTTATAGAACTGAATTTGCACAATGCTTAATGTGCTTAACAAATATTTTGTCTGTTTCCAGCTATGGGATTTACAGCCTTCGGAGGTGTTTTAGCCCCGTTGCTTCCTTCTCAGATGGTGGCCTTAGCACCAGTATTATCTGGAGGAGGTGTGCCTGCTGGTGGTATGGTGAGTAATTTGATCTGTATATTTTGAAGGTGACCTTTCCAAAACCGACATTCATGTAAAAACGGTTGTCATTATTTTCCTGTCTAAAAATTTAAACACTTATGAggttgaaatgaaatatatgtttgtaaaataaatacatttttcacaAACTTCTTGATATGCATTTTATGGCTCCACTCACACCAGTTGAATACATCATCCAAGGAGAGGAGACCCATTGTGCATGCTCAGTTTTCACTCCACTGGCCCCAAAGTAGATGGAGGAGGTGTCATTCCTATGTGCCAACCACCAGCTGAAAGATTTATGGCTATTTGATATGTGGAGAACCGATTTTTAATGTAAAACACATGAACCCATAAATCTTAAAGTAGTTCAAGTTCCAGTTTAGGAGAGGGGACAATGCAGAATACCCGTGGGAGAGAAGAATAGGTCAAAGTGTAAGAATGCCAATCCTTCACAGTGACAGGttgagtaacaacaacaacaacaacaacacacacacacacacacacacacacacacacacacacacacacacacacacacacacacacacacacacacacacactctgccTCTCACAGGTCTAAGGGATGCTCTTAATGGCTTGAATAGCTTACCCTGATCCTGACGCTACCCTGATGAAACTGACAATGTACGGGTCACCGGCTAATTCACAAACGGTTTGAATAGTCTAAATCTCAAAAGTGTTGCTCTAAATCTGAAAAGCAATTTCTTGAGTGTCATTTAACCTTTAAAGGCTTTATGagagtgtgtgtatttatataggtAGCAATTTCTTCAGTGTCATTTAACCTTTAAAAGTTTAATAGCAATTCCTTGAGTGTCATTTAACCTTTAAAAAGGTTtaggagagtgtgtgtgtatttatataggtAGCAATTTCTTGGGTGTCATTTAACCTTTAAAAGGGTTCTGTTTATTCATGTAGCAAAATTTCTTGAGGTTTAGGTACGTTCACGCCAAATTTGTAAATTATCTTTATCGAAAGTAAAATGAGAATTTAACATCACTTATTTGGAGGAAGTCGTACAATTGGTCTAGTATGTATCCACCCATCACAAGAATGGGATTACAAAATACCAAACCTAAATAAGTGCTGTTTCTACAGTATGAAGGCAAACGACGCTTGTATCTATACAGGTAAAAATAAGTAATCCGTGAAGAGGAGTGCTAAAATCACATCTATACAAGGAAGCAGATCGTCCTTCCAAAAATTAGGTGAGCCTGGCATGCGTAAAAGGACGTCCAGCCCATTGTAAGTATTTGAGGAAATATAAATGCGTTTTGTTGTTAGGGACTCCCAGGGATTGTCCATTAAACAATACGTCCTTCATTTCACAAGCAAATTAGCTTAATAATGCAAAGTTTGAGAAAAAAAGGTTAAAGTGACGTCATTATGTAAGAATCTTCATTAAACATTTATCCAATTGTGGGTACTTCAATATACTGTCATGTACCACATGCGGTAcaatataagagaaaaattttTGGGTACAACATAAGAGATAAAATTTTAgaacggaaaagaaaaatgagtCCAGCCCCTCAGGGTGATTCTCATGCTTTTCTAGGAAAACTTTTAATAAATCTGCTCTTGAAGGTGTTTTAAGATTAGTCCTTATACGTAGCATTTGTTGCTATAATATAGTTGGGTAAATATCCATGGATCAATGGTCCAATCCAGTATTACTTTAATTTTAAAGTGTAATCCGTTAGATAAATATCCATGGGTTAGTGGTACAATTTAGTGTTACtttcattttaaagtttataatccGTTAGGTAAATATCCATGGGTCAGTAGTACAATTCAGtattaccttttattttaaaGCTTATAATTCCTTAGGTAAATATCCATGGGTCCAGTGATACAATTCAATATTACCTTTTCTAAAGTTTATAATCCCTTAGGTAAATATCCATGGGTCAGTGGTACAATTCAGTATTACCttcattttaaagtttataatccGTTAGGTAAATATCCATGGGTCAGTGGTACAATTCAGTATTACCttcattttaaagtttataatccGTTAGGTAAATATCCATGGGTCAGTGGTACAATtcattattactttcattttaagTTTATAATCCGTTATTTCAGAAAATTTCATTACTCACTGTGTAAAATTTCAGTGCAgtgaaaatttaaatgaattattataaGTCACCACCCTCTCCATGATATACTAGATACAAAAGGAGTCCGAGACCCGATAGGTACCGGCTCCAGCTTTGTCTTAATTCTCTGGCCAGTCCAAAACAGTCAAAGATAAAGATAACTTGGGCGACTGCCTCTGGTTCAACCTCAGTCATGCAAATGCTTTGTATAAAGCAGACATGGACTCTTTCGCGAAAAATTGACTGTTCTGGAGCTGGAGTAATTTTGTGTTATGCCACGCAAAATAACctattatttatgtatgaatttctggttttaaaaattttcaaattcatttaaaaataaaacactttagGCTATTTGTCCTCCATAATGaaatgcctttggaaggtttaaagctgctattttcattttgtaaagtAATTTATCTGTACACTTACCTTGTCGAGGTCACCATCGTCACAGGATTTCACCCAGTGTATGCCATTTGACGACACCATATGTGGCCAGTATGTGTATGGGGCATTTAAAGGTGTTCAGTCGCACTGCTTTTATAGATAAAAATTTCGTTATCCTGTTTTTTCCTCATATGACCGCTTGCATAACCAATGACATGGAAGAAAGTGAACAATTATTTGTTTTCCAATCATGCAGGTGAGAGCACATCTTATGCTGTGTGAATGTACAAGCTTGTTGTCCTCTCAGAAGGGGTTGTTAACTTACAACgaaagcagtatatatatatatatatatatatatatatatatatatatatatatatatatatatatatataatattattttttttttttaaggttgctTTACTCCAGTCAGCTGGAGCAGCTGGGATCTCAGAAGCTGGAAATGCAGCCCTCGCTGCTGTATGGGCAGTTGCTGCAGGAGTTGCAAATGCTCTCTAGAAACCTACAATGAATCTGCTTTAACAGGAGAGCCACTAACACTGGAGAAAGTAGTCTAATTTTCTTAGTGCACTTTTCCCAGGtattgtttaaaattaaatttttgaacaAATTAGTATTGTTTGTACATGCAGTCACAGTgctgttttgttaaaaattcacACGGTAAGATATCAAATATATTTCAGCTGTACCAAACTTTCTGTTAGTTGATTATTTACCTCTTAACACAGCATACCACAAAGTGAAAGGTTTTTGGGAAAAATGTAGGGGAACTGACTGGCAAACGGTCTTGGCCAACACATCGTGTCCTCCCTTCTACAGCCCAGGAAACTTCTCGAGAACCTCCAGAAATCTCGTGAGTAGTCTACGCTAGTCTGTAGCCGAGCTGTGCCCTCATTTCCTTGGGGTTGACAGCTACAATAACTTTGTTGCTTTGGATTAGAACTCGTCTACAGGAGATTATACGACTCATGGCTGATTTCATTTGCTATTTCAAGACCTTTTGTCTAATTTCTCCCGTAAGAATCACGTTGATGACTGACGAGGGGATGAACGGGAAAGCTAATAAACCTTTACACAATGTTGGTTAACCACTGGGTTATGTGCTACAGGTCCGTGCAAAGGATTTTGAAAAGGGAAGGGTTTCTGTAGCAGCATTTCATATAATAATGTatggatatgtataatataggtatatagagTAATGCAATACAATTCACCAAGAAGGATCAAAATAAGCCTCTAGATGTACAGAATAACAGGTGTACAGAATAACACAGAACAATAAGCCAAGAAGGAACCAATTAAGCCTGTAGGTGTACAGAATAGCACAATACAATAGACCACGAAGGAACAAAAAAATGAGCATGAAATGGtcttaaaattactttttctcaCATActtcttaaaaattactttttctcaCATACTTTTTCAAGGTGGGCGGGGATCAAACCCCAAAAACACTTCCTTCGGGAACTGCCTTTATAATATGgaaatagagaaaaatgaaagatatgGGTACAAGCCTGGTGAAGAAGATACTTCAGCAAGTGTTTGGCAGTACTGTAATGAAAGATCGCCTTTCGCGTGTTATTAAGATCAGTGCTTCCGTGAGTGTTTGGCAGTAATGTAATGAAAGATCTAGTCTTTCCCGGGTTACTAAGATCATTGGAAACGTTTAGAAAACCATGGTTGATGGTAACATGAAAAGAAGTAATGTCCAACACCATTTCCTTCTCTTTCGACTTGCCCCTATATATATTCATGCCTTCAGTACATGTCAATCAAAGTAGCTGAGTGGAACTatttgaaataaagggaaaagtTACGTTCCTACATAAAGCTTATAGTGCGGTATGACTTCACCAGAAAAACAGCTCCCATAGGATTTTGCTATCAAGATTGATTTTATTGCATAATCTGGTTCATTTGGGTGTATACTGCGATTTTGATGATTTTTGGATGGCTTTTGGGTTTTTTGAAGATGCTGAATCCATTCGTGACACAGTTGAGTAGAGTGGAAGTAAATATCATCCATATTCAGCATACGAGTGACTAGACACACTACTGAAATGGTACCGAATAGACGAAGTTACAACCTTACAAACCTGGTCATGTAATACCTCTTTATCAGTGTTTTCAATTATGACAAAGTGAATGAAGCAGTTGTTTTTCTTAACAAACCTTTAGTTTTGGGAAAAATAAGCcatccatacacacaaacaaaattacCACCCATGCACATAAAAAACTTACCAGGATTACATAATGTAAATTATAATGTGACAAATACACAACCTAGTCAACCACATTGTCAAATATCGAGCTAGAAATGATCCGTTTAACAAACAAGCAACCCTCATATTATCAAATATAAATGCTTTccattcatgaaaataaacacaacCCCAGGCCCGAATGACAAAACATCGTGTGGCAAGCACAACTGACCAGAACAAATGATTGCAATACATCATACTGTAACTTACTTCATATTGCACCACTATGGCTGATAGTATTGAccaggaaagaagaaaaactaaatcACAGAAGCACTGGACCTATTGTTAAACGCATTATTAAATGTAAATGCTTActatacatgaaaataaacatacaacACCAGACTAGAATAATAAAGTCTCGTGTGACATGTACAAATGACCAGAACAAAGGATTGCAATACTGCATACTGTAAAATACTACATATTATACCACTATGGCTGATAGTATCGACTAGAAAAGAAGACAAACTAAATCGCAGAAACACTGTATCTATTGTTAAGCATTAGAATCATAGCTAATGCTGTATGTCAACATGCTACCATTCACTAATTatcactcatcatcatcatcctggaTGCACGAAAGGCTTATCTTGAAACAGCTGCATCTTCTCTACATCCAGATCTACAAACACACTTGGTCAGTTCAAACACAGCGTGTGGTGCAGGTAGGGTAAGGCATCTCACTGGTGTGTACTCTCCCTTTTCCAGGCTCCAGCCATTTTGGTCGATTGGAGGAAGGATGGGGCCAGCCGGTATGATAAGATTTGTCACGCATTGCCCATGTTATGTGCGGCATCAAGACTGCTCGGGTAGGTGGTAGCATCTCACCCTCTAGATTTCTTGAATAGAACGTCTCCCATCACATTGGAGTAGACATGACAAACAAAGTGCTGCAATGGTCGGAGCTGCTCTGGAAGATCAGTACCGACCAGCTCCGTTGGCAGGCATTTGTCGCCAAGCTCCCTAAAACAATTTATCACTGCATCGTCATCAGAAAGTTGCAGATAAGCATGGATCCACTTCTTTGTAATGCTGAGAAATTTTCCACCCCAGTCACAGCAAAAAAATTTATGACAACCAATGAGTCCTTGACATTTGCGATGGCCAATCACTTTTGCTGTCTCCACCATGTCAATCTCTGTATTTGACACCTTTGCCAGTTAACAATTTAGGACCTGTTTGAGGGTGAGTGCCAAGACCACCGCAATACCCCAAATGGAGAAGAAGTATAAGAACATCTGTGTCTGAGGGCCACACACATATCTCTTGCCACTTACTTTCATCTACTGAAGCCTTATATAACCTGGTGAGGTATCAAGGTGTCAGTCTCCTCATGTATGTGTGCCCCTCTTCAAAATCATGGCTCTCGATTTTGTCTCTGTACACTATGACTAGATTCAAGGAATGCGACAATTTTTTTAACAAAGCTTCAGCAAACATATCTTTTAAGTTTTGCTTTGATCTTGTGGAGGATACGATATCCTTCAGAGGCATGATGAGCTTCATCTCCGAGTGTATCACATACTCTGATGATGACACTGCTCTTTTCTGATGTGTTTTGTTCTTGAGTGACTGATCCAGATAGTTGTTGATACAACGTGAGCCTTGCTGTAGCTGGATGCCAAAGATGCAATATGCTTGATGAATTCTGCCTGGAAATCTGATATCTTGAGCATCGTTGGAGTTTTCTTCATGCTTTGGAGTATACCCATTGCATCAATGACCAGGACACGAGATGGATGACCTGCTATTACAGGGGATCTAGCATCCAATGGTTCACCCATGGCTCCTTCAATGGCATGCATCAAACTACCCTTGTCTCCAGGGATACAGAGTGACCCTTCTACAGCACAGATTGAATGCAGAAATACAGCATCTCAAATTCACTGATGGTCTCCTCAAGTTTTGGAACTAGCTCCAGTCTGCTGCCTTGAATAATCAGAAACCTTCCTAGCAGTTCACGCTCTTCACATAGCTTGAGCACCTTCTCTCCCATGTGCACTTTTGTCTTCTGCATCCAGTTAGAGAAgttcttcagttttaatttttgCAGTGGATCCTAAACTGAGAGTTTTGATGTTGGTAGTAACTTGTCTTGAATGAAAGCCAGAAACCTCTTGTCCCTTATCAGCAAATTGCCGAATATCGCCTTTTGTCTTGTTGGGAATAAGAGCTGATGATGCTGTGTTTTTcagttgttttttcatttcaaaaggGTTTCCAGCACAGTGCAGCTCCACTGATCCACGCAACTTCAAAGCATTTGGTCGTGTTCTCGCAGCAACATTCCCTGCCAGTTAATAGTGCTCATTTCGTTTTGTCCCCTCAGATGTTGGGGTAAAATTGTTCATAAACTGTTTTACTATTCTGGCAGGATGAAGTGTAGTTGTAACAAGATGGTCTAGAGCTGCTTCATCTTGAGTCAAACCAACCATGCCATCATGGCACTTCAAACTTTTGATTTCTTGCTCAAGTGTCTGGTCAGTGAACAGACATGTGAAAGGAACTTCTAATTTGGCCATGACAAAATCCCCAGATATCAGTGCTTCCCAAGTATCTGGATCTTTTTTGAGGGCATTCATCTGTGCCAAGTGAACTGGCATCAGGCGCGAATAGTTAAGCAAATCATGCGCACAGAAATCCTACGGGAGCAGTTTTTCTGACGAAGTCATACCTCACTATTAACAATAATAGATACAGTGTTTTTGTGATTTAGTTTGTCTTCTTTTCTAGTCAGTACTATCAGCCATAGTGGTGCAATATGTAGTATTTCATATTATGCACTTTTGCAATCCTGTGTTCTGGTAATTTGTACTTGTCACACTGATGCTTTATTATTCTAGACTGGGgctgtgtttttattttcatgtacggAAAGCATTTACATTTGATAATAAGAGGGTTATTAGTTTATTAAACAGATCACTTCTAGCTCAGTATTTAACATAATGTCGTTGAATAGGTTGCGCAAATTGTCACattataatttacataatttaatcctggtaatttttttttaacaaaatataaatactttcGTTTACATGTATGGATGGCTTATTTTCCGCAAAACTAAAGGTTTGTTAAGAAAAACAACTGGTTCATTCACTTTGGCATACTTGAAAATCCTGAAAAAGAGGTATTTCTGgactcgacctgtgtcggcctgtgtcGGTATAAACACagaggcgagtggaagccactatcacaggtttcctgccaattagaagattcccttcaaaacccctctctaggtAGGTTCTGCTACAAGGACTACaatacgtctaccttccgctcgctactactacaactcccgCTTGAGGGCTACATTCCTGTATTATCGCGCTACAGTGTTCGCACATGTGTTTCTCGCTGCCCATTCTTGTGTTTTTGATGAAGACATGTCTGCTCCAGAGccccaagcttcttcatctaaaTTGAGTATTCCATTTTACGTGTTTTTATCTCGCGAGGGCACAATGCATCCCTTTTTTAGCCCTTTTTGACACCTTAGTTCTCGCGAACCGGGGTGACGCTCCTTTACATCCGCCATCTTGGGTGCACCATTCGCCACGTGCgtttttcccattattattttatgatgttttttaaaTCACAGTTTGCTTTTCACTATTTAGTCTTCTGTTTTCGTATACCCCATCGTTATTCTAGGTAGGTCAGGcattcctgccccccccccccccccccacccttttggcCCCACTCTTCCTGCCTCCTACCTAGGCTATTATGCTTGCTGGGAGAGCGGTCCAGGACAGAGTCCCTCTCGTGTCATGTTTGTTGGGGCTAGACCTCtcgtacctgaccagatcggaattttcgattttggagggtttagTTATGTTCCATCCGTCCACTTCATGACGTCCTTTGGAGGCCAGACTAGCCTACCTGACTGGATCTAGaccgatctcggagggttaggcagttcttccaataattcct from Macrobrachium nipponense isolate FS-2020 chromosome 22, ASM1510439v2, whole genome shotgun sequence includes the following:
- the LOC135198623 gene encoding interferon alpha-inducible protein 27-like protein 2A isoform X2 codes for the protein MEYILGGAAAVVAAPILLPAMGFTAFGGVLAPLLPSQMVALAPVLSGGGVPAGGMVALLQSAGAAGISEAGNAALAAVWAVAAGVANAL